CGGCGTCGGCGATGTCGACGCGGTGGACCTCGTCTATCAGGTCGGTGTCGAGGTTCGGCGAGACGAACCCCGGTCCCATGCCCTGAAAGTCGTCGACGCCCGGCTCGCCGCCGGAGAGGACGGCGTTGTCGCTCGGCTCGACGGCGTCGATGCGCACGTCCGGAAACGCCTCGCGGAGCCGGCGCCCGATGCCGGTGAGGGTTCCGCCGGTGCCGACGCCGGCGACGAGCGCGTCCACGGTGCGACCGTCCACCTGGTCGAGTATCTCTGAGGCGGTGGTCTCGTAGTGCGCTCGCGGGTTCGCGGGGTTGTCGAACTGGCGGAGCTGGACCATCCCCTCCGCTTCGAGCGCGTCGGCGCGGGCCTTCGCCGCGGAGATGTCGCCGTCGACGAGCTCCACGTCGGCGCCGTACGCGCGCATGAGCCGCCGGCGCTCGACCGACTTCCCCTCCGGCATCACGAGCGTCACGTCGTACCCCTTCACCGCGCCGACCATCGCCAGCCCGATGCCCGTGTTGCCGGAGGTGGGCTCGACGATGCCGTCGCCGGGCGTCAGGTCGCCCTCCGCCTCGGCCGCCTCGACCATGTACAGCGCCGGGCGGTCCTTGGCCGAGCCGCCCGGATTGCGCGACTCGACTTTCGCCGCCACCGTCGTCTCGGGCGGGGCGTCGACCCGCACGAGCGGCGAGCCGAGCGTGTCCAACAGATCCTCGTTCATGTCCGACCCAGGGCGGCGCCACTCAAATGCCCGACGGACTCGGCCAAGGCGGGGCAGCGGGGCGGCAGGGCGGCGGGCGGTTGCCACCGACGCGGCGTTTACAAACGTGCCCGGCGTACGAGCGGCCATGTCACTCGAAACGCTCGACCCCGATTCCGACGACGCGGCTCCCGACGCCGCCGACCTCGACCCCGCCGTGTTGGACGCGCTCGGCGCCGCAGACTACCGGTTCAAGGTGTGGGGCGGCGACTGGTGTATCGACTGTCAGCGACAGCTGCCGGCGTTCGGCGCGGCGCTCGCGGCGGCCGGCGTCCCCGACGACCGCATCGAGGACTTCCCCGTGACGAAGAGTCCGGAGGGGAAGGAGGGCGAGGGCGTCGACGAGTACGACATCGAGCTGATTCCGACCGTCGTTGTCGAGTCTCCCGCCGGCGACGAGGTCGCTCGCTTCGTCGAGGACGCCGACGTGTCCATCGCCGAGTTCCTCGCGACGCGGCTCGCCGACGCGGAAGCGAGCGCCTGACGCCCGGCTCTCGACGCCGACGCGGAAGCGAGCGCCTGACGCCCGGCTCTCGACGCCGACGCCGGGCGGGTTACTCCTGAGGCTTCGGTGAGACCGACTCCGGATCGGCGTACACGATCTGCATCGGGAGCCCCTCCGCGTCCCTCGGGACCGACGCCCGGTCCGTCTCCGGGTCGTCGAACGTGCGCTTCAACGAGTCGGCTCCCGCGCTCGCGGTGAGCGCGAGCACCGACGCGTCCAGCAGGTCGTCGCGGTTCGACTCGCCGATGCGACGCGCCCACGAGGGCTGTCCCTCGATGTGGGTCTCGACGAACTCGTCGTAGACGCCCGCCGCACTCTCCGCCGTCGCTTCGAGGATCGCGCGCCGCTCTTGTAAGCCGTCGTCGTCGTGTTTCGAGCCGACGGTCCCGCCGGCGAACGAGGCGTAACACACCTCGGGGTGCGACTCCGCGACGACGGCGCGCGCGGCCTCGGTGTCCCGCAGGAACCGATCCACCTCGCGGATCCGCGGGATCAGCCCCCACGCCTGTGTGGAGAGGCTGTCGCCGCGGGCGTCGCGGTTCGCCCGCTTGGCCGCGTCGTACGTCTCCTGTTCGACCGCGGCGCGACTCGGCGTCCAGAAGACGCTGCGAGCGCGGTCCCCGCCGAGAAACGCCTTCGCGCCTCGGTCACAGTCCCGGCGCGCCGACTCGGGGAGGCCGATTGGGATGTCGACGAGAATCGCCGCCGCGTCGCGGTGGTCGAACCAGACGCTATGTATCGAAGGGTGCATCCGCGCGGTCCACTCGCCGTCCTCGATGGCGACCGCGAGCCACCCGCGGGACGCCCAGTCGACGCCGACGTACGAGGTCATACTGCGGGTAGTGGCGCGAACGGCATGAGT
This genomic window from Halorubrum sp. PV6 contains:
- a CDS encoding PLP-dependent cysteine synthase family protein; the protein is MNEDLLDTLGSPLVRVDAPPETTVAAKVESRNPGGSAKDRPALYMVEAAEAEGDLTPGDGIVEPTSGNTGIGLAMVGAVKGYDVTLVMPEGKSVERRRLMRAYGADVELVDGDISAAKARADALEAEGMVQLRQFDNPANPRAHYETTASEILDQVDGRTVDALVAGVGTGGTLTGIGRRLREAFPDVRIDAVEPSDNAVLSGGEPGVDDFQGMGPGFVSPNLDTDLIDEVHRVDIADAEAECRRLAREEGLLVGQSSGASNLAAKDVAAELRDEGAFAGDEPLVITVFWDSGERYLTAGTFDAPSE
- a CDS encoding thioredoxin codes for the protein MSLETLDPDSDDAAPDAADLDPAVLDALGAADYRFKVWGGDWCIDCQRQLPAFGAALAAAGVPDDRIEDFPVTKSPEGKEGEGVDEYDIELIPTVVVESPAGDEVARFVEDADVSIAEFLATRLADAEASA
- a CDS encoding DUF429 domain-containing protein, which translates into the protein MTSYVGVDWASRGWLAVAIEDGEWTARMHPSIHSVWFDHRDAAAILVDIPIGLPESARRDCDRGAKAFLGGDRARSVFWTPSRAAVEQETYDAAKRANRDARGDSLSTQAWGLIPRIREVDRFLRDTEAARAVVAESHPEVCYASFAGGTVGSKHDDDGLQERRAILEATAESAAGVYDEFVETHIEGQPSWARRIGESNRDDLLDASVLALTASAGADSLKRTFDDPETDRASVPRDAEGLPMQIVYADPESVSPKPQE